Proteins encoded by one window of candidate division KSB1 bacterium:
- the fabF gene encoding beta-ketoacyl-ACP synthase II, giving the protein MSLRRRVVITGMGVITPVGNTLETFWKALVEGRSGVGPITRFDTTDYETKIAAEVKDFRPEDYMDRKEARRMDRFCQYGVAAANLAIEDAGLVNSNVDKERVGVIIASGIGGMETFSSEIKKLFDYGPKRISPFFIPMLIADIVPGHVSIMHGFKGPNYATVSACASSSHAIGEGFQMVRDGRADVMIVGGTEAAILPMGVAGFNAMKALSTRNDEPERASRPFDADRDGFVMGEGAGVLVLEELEHAKRRGARIYAEMAGAGYTADAYHITAPAPGGEGAARAMWLALQDAGLKPEDIDYINAHGTSTLYN; this is encoded by the coding sequence ATGAGCCTCAGACGAAGGGTCGTGATTACCGGGATGGGTGTCATTACCCCGGTGGGCAACACGTTGGAGACCTTCTGGAAGGCCCTCGTGGAGGGCCGGAGCGGTGTGGGTCCGATTACCCGCTTCGATACCACGGACTACGAAACCAAGATTGCCGCCGAGGTTAAGGATTTCCGTCCGGAAGATTACATGGACCGCAAAGAAGCGCGCCGGATGGATCGCTTCTGCCAGTACGGGGTGGCCGCTGCTAACCTGGCGATCGAAGATGCCGGCCTTGTGAACAGCAACGTCGACAAGGAGCGCGTGGGGGTGATCATTGCCAGCGGGATCGGGGGAATGGAGACCTTCTCCTCGGAGATCAAGAAGCTGTTCGACTACGGGCCCAAACGGATCAGCCCCTTTTTCATTCCCATGCTGATCGCGGACATTGTGCCGGGCCATGTGTCCATCATGCACGGCTTCAAGGGGCCCAACTACGCGACGGTGTCGGCTTGCGCTTCCAGCTCCCATGCGATCGGCGAAGGCTTTCAGATGGTGCGGGACGGACGGGCCGACGTGATGATCGTCGGCGGAACCGAGGCGGCCATCCTGCCGATGGGGGTCGCAGGTTTTAACGCGATGAAGGCGCTCTCTACCCGCAACGACGAGCCCGAGCGCGCCAGCCGTCCCTTCGACGCCGATCGGGACGGCTTCGTGATGGGAGAAGGCGCGGGCGTCCTGGTCCTGGAAGAGCTGGAACATGCCAAGAGACGGGGAGCCAGGATCTACGCCGAGATGGCAGGGGCCGGTTACACGGCCGACGCCTACCACATCACCGCGCCGGCACCGGGAGGGGAGGGGGCTGCTCGCGCGATGTGGCTTGCCCTCCAGGATGCTGGCCTCAAGCCCGAAGATATCGACTACATCAACGCGCACGGTACCAGCACCCTCTACAAC
- a CDS encoding acyl carrier protein has protein sequence MALEDRVREIIVEQLGVEPDAVTPDASFIDDLGADSLDTVELVMAFEEEFGIEIPDEEAEKLTTVGKALEYLKQKLAAKEQE, from the coding sequence ATGGCATTGGAAGATCGAGTCCGCGAGATAATCGTCGAGCAACTCGGTGTCGAACCGGACGCAGTAACCCCCGATGCTTCCTTCATCGATGACCTGGGTGCCGATTCCCTCGACACCGTAGAGCTGGTAATGGCCTTCGAAGAAGAGTTCGGGATCGAAATCCCTGACGAGGAAGCCGAAAAGCTGACCACCGTCGGGAAGGCGCTGGAATATCTGAAGCAAAAGCTCGCCGCCAAGGAGCAAGAATAA
- the fabG gene encoding 3-oxoacyl-[acyl-carrier-protein] reductase, translating into MTSLEGKVAVVTGAARGIGKAIALRLAELGCRVVVSDIRLEEAEQTAAEIRSRGQQAVALIADVSKSEEAERLVEQTLAQFGRIDILVNNAGITRDGLLVRMRDEDWEKVIEVNLRGTFNCLRAAARPMMRQRSGRIVNISSVVGLMGNAGQANYAASKAGVIGLTKSAAKELASRGITVNAVAPGYIETEMTRSLPEEVKKAYLERIPLGRAGAPEDVARVVAFLVSEDAAYITGQVIQVDGGMLM; encoded by the coding sequence GTGACGAGTCTTGAGGGAAAGGTGGCGGTCGTGACGGGGGCAGCGCGGGGCATCGGAAAGGCTATTGCCTTGCGGCTGGCCGAGCTGGGGTGCCGCGTGGTGGTCTCCGACATTCGGCTGGAGGAGGCGGAGCAGACGGCGGCGGAAATCCGATCCCGGGGTCAGCAAGCGGTGGCTCTGATTGCCGACGTCTCGAAGTCGGAAGAGGCTGAAAGGCTCGTGGAGCAAACGCTTGCTCAGTTCGGCAGGATTGATATTTTGGTGAACAACGCAGGGATCACCCGCGACGGTTTGCTTGTGCGGATGCGAGACGAGGACTGGGAAAAGGTGATCGAGGTGAACCTGCGGGGGACGTTCAATTGCCTGCGGGCCGCGGCGCGCCCCATGATGCGCCAGCGCTCTGGCAGGATCGTGAACATCTCCTCGGTGGTGGGGTTGATGGGCAATGCTGGGCAGGCCAACTATGCGGCGTCCAAAGCCGGGGTGATCGGACTGACCAAGTCCGCGGCGAAGGAACTGGCTTCGCGCGGGATCACGGTCAACGCCGTAGCGCCAGGCTACATTGAGACCGAGATGACCCGCTCCTTGCCAGAGGAGGTCAAGAAGGCCTATCTGGAGCGGATCCCTTTGGGGCGAGCCGGGGCGCCGGAAGATGTGGCCAGGGTTGTGGCCTTTCTCGTCTCGGAGGATGCCGCCTACATCACCGGCCAAGTCATCCAAGTGGACGGCGGCATGCTGATGTGA
- the fabD gene encoding ACP S-malonyltransferase, with protein sequence MAVALLFPGQGSQYVGMGKDLVEAFPAARELFARAEAVLGFPLQSICFEGPEEVLVQTQYTQPAIFVHSCAALKILEQAGLHFDGVAGHSLGEYSALVAAGVLEFETALRLVATRGKEMQEAGRRNPGTMAAVLGLSPEDVERVCVQARNEAEWVGPANFNAPGQIVISGSPPAVERAAELARQAGAKRVIPLPVSGAFHSPLMAPAAESFAKILQDVELNPARVPVYCNSTGQPERDPRGLREALQKQLSSPVLWEQSLRRMLADGFDTFYEVGPGNVLLGLLRRVDREAKGMAAGKAEELREILNQLRGAEP encoded by the coding sequence ATGGCGGTGGCACTGCTCTTCCCTGGGCAAGGATCGCAGTACGTGGGTATGGGCAAGGATTTGGTGGAGGCCTTCCCCGCAGCACGGGAGCTTTTTGCCCGTGCCGAGGCCGTGCTCGGCTTTCCGCTGCAGTCCATCTGTTTCGAGGGCCCCGAGGAGGTGCTGGTCCAGACCCAATACACGCAGCCGGCCATCTTCGTGCACAGTTGCGCGGCCCTGAAGATCCTGGAGCAAGCGGGCCTGCATTTCGACGGCGTAGCCGGGCATAGCCTGGGTGAATACTCGGCTCTGGTTGCAGCGGGAGTGCTGGAGTTCGAGACCGCGCTGCGGCTGGTAGCGACGCGGGGCAAGGAGATGCAGGAGGCCGGACGCCGAAACCCAGGGACGATGGCAGCGGTGTTAGGACTCAGCCCGGAGGACGTGGAGCGAGTGTGTGTCCAGGCCCGGAACGAGGCCGAGTGGGTGGGGCCGGCAAATTTCAATGCTCCGGGGCAGATCGTCATCTCGGGCTCGCCCCCCGCGGTGGAGAGGGCGGCAGAGCTTGCCCGCCAGGCGGGTGCCAAACGGGTGATCCCCCTCCCTGTAAGCGGGGCTTTTCACTCCCCCTTAATGGCCCCCGCGGCGGAATCGTTCGCCAAAATATTGCAGGATGTCGAGCTGAACCCCGCGCGCGTACCGGTCTATTGCAATTCGACGGGCCAACCGGAGAGGGACCCGCGCGGTCTCCGTGAGGCCTTGCAGAAGCAGCTGTCTTCGCCGGTCCTGTGGGAGCAATCACTGCGCCGGATGTTGGCGGACGGCTTCGACACGTTCTACGAGGTCGGTCCGGGAAATGTGCTCCTTGGCCTTCTGCGCCGTGTGGATCGTGAGGCGAAAGGCATGGCCGCGGGAAAAGCGGAGGAACTCCGGGAGATTCTCAACCAATTAAGGGGAGCTGAGCCGTGA
- a CDS encoding ketoacyl-ACP synthase III codes for MIKGLGFAVPEKLLTNSDLEKIVDTTDEWIKTRTGMEVRHIAEEGTNTSDLAAEAVQRALDDAGMEVEELDAIVVATVTGDMQFPSTACFVQDKLGAKGAAAFDIAAACSGFIYGLSVANGLIAAGQFRTIAVVGAEVLSRITDYEDRATCVLFGDGAGAAIVVPADGSGRGILDTYLKSDGSLYELLYMPGGGTRYPASHKTVDEKFHYIKMEGREVFKYAVTAMGEAAEYILQRNGLTGDDVSLLIPHQANSRIIEATAKRVKIPPERVFVNIHKYGNTSAASIPIALAEAKQEGRIREGDLVLLVAFGAGFTWGSALVRF; via the coding sequence ATGATCAAGGGGTTGGGGTTCGCAGTTCCCGAAAAACTGCTGACCAATTCCGATCTTGAGAAGATCGTCGACACCACAGACGAATGGATCAAGACCCGCACCGGCATGGAAGTCCGCCACATCGCCGAGGAGGGGACAAACACTTCGGATCTGGCGGCCGAGGCGGTTCAGAGGGCCCTGGACGATGCCGGAATGGAGGTGGAAGAGTTAGACGCCATCGTCGTGGCTACCGTGACGGGGGATATGCAATTCCCTTCCACCGCCTGCTTTGTCCAGGACAAGCTGGGGGCCAAAGGGGCGGCCGCCTTCGACATCGCCGCCGCCTGTTCCGGCTTCATCTACGGATTGAGCGTGGCCAACGGCCTCATTGCGGCGGGCCAGTTCCGCACGATCGCCGTGGTGGGCGCGGAGGTTCTTTCCCGGATCACCGACTATGAGGATCGTGCCACCTGCGTCCTCTTCGGAGACGGTGCGGGCGCAGCAATCGTAGTGCCTGCCGATGGCAGCGGTCGCGGAATCCTGGATACCTATCTGAAAAGCGATGGTAGCCTCTACGAACTCCTGTACATGCCGGGCGGCGGTACCCGGTATCCCGCCTCCCACAAGACGGTGGACGAGAAGTTCCACTACATCAAGATGGAGGGCAGGGAGGTGTTCAAGTACGCCGTAACGGCCATGGGCGAGGCGGCTGAGTACATTCTGCAGCGCAACGGCCTGACGGGCGACGACGTGAGTCTTCTCATCCCCCATCAGGCGAACTCGCGGATCATTGAGGCCACGGCCAAGCGGGTGAAGATCCCCCCTGAGAGGGTTTTCGTCAACATCCACAAGTACGGCAACACCTCGGCCGCTTCGATCCCTATCGCCCTGGCGGAGGCGAAACAGGAAGGCAGAATCCGCGAGGGGGATCTGGTGCTGCTGGTGGCCTTTGGGGCCGGTTTCACCTGGGGCTCTGCTCTTGTGCGGTTCTGA
- the plsX gene encoding phosphate acyltransferase PlsX — protein sequence MGRRVRIAVDAMGGDHAPAATVHGAVEACRMADGGVEVVLVGEECAVREELRKHFRIAHLPIEIVHASQHIAMGEAPAQAVRQKPDSSIVLAMRLLRDQQVDGVVSAGNTGAVMTAALLHLGRIPGVRRPAIGVLLPRENGRGLLIDAGANVDCRPRDLLQFAVMGSVFMGVLFDLERPRVGLLNVGEEPGKGTELVQRAYELLQASDLNFVGNVEGRDVLHDLADVVVTDGFTGNVLLKFGESFGGLYTASLRRRIGKQVFRMLGAWLLKPTFRRLREIFDYQQYGGAPLLGVQGTVIIGHGKSSPRAIRNAIREARKMIEGRVNERIAEQLTQWDGVDRDEANGVDDQGVGVRSSRKTADQFRS from the coding sequence ATGGGTAGGAGAGTCCGAATCGCCGTCGACGCCATGGGAGGGGATCACGCCCCAGCCGCCACCGTGCACGGTGCGGTGGAAGCCTGCCGCATGGCGGACGGGGGCGTAGAGGTCGTCCTGGTCGGTGAGGAGTGCGCCGTCCGGGAGGAACTTCGCAAGCACTTTCGCATTGCCCACTTGCCCATCGAAATCGTGCACGCCAGCCAGCACATCGCCATGGGGGAGGCGCCCGCTCAGGCCGTCCGGCAGAAGCCCGATAGCTCGATTGTGCTGGCGATGCGGCTGCTTCGCGATCAGCAAGTGGACGGCGTCGTTTCGGCCGGCAATACCGGTGCGGTCATGACCGCGGCCCTGCTGCATCTGGGGCGGATTCCAGGTGTCAGGCGGCCGGCGATCGGCGTTCTCCTTCCCCGAGAGAACGGGCGCGGTCTGCTCATCGACGCGGGGGCGAACGTCGATTGCCGGCCCAGGGATCTGCTCCAATTTGCCGTGATGGGTTCGGTCTTCATGGGTGTCCTGTTCGATCTGGAACGCCCCCGGGTCGGATTGCTGAATGTGGGGGAAGAGCCGGGAAAGGGCACCGAGCTTGTGCAGCGGGCCTACGAGCTCCTGCAGGCAAGTGATCTGAACTTCGTCGGTAACGTCGAAGGAAGGGATGTCCTCCACGACCTGGCCGACGTGGTCGTGACCGATGGCTTCACCGGGAACGTGCTCCTGAAGTTCGGGGAGAGCTTCGGCGGGCTGTACACGGCCAGCCTGCGACGGCGCATCGGGAAGCAGGTGTTCCGGATGCTGGGTGCCTGGCTCCTCAAGCCGACCTTCCGGCGTCTGCGCGAGATTTTCGACTACCAGCAGTACGGAGGGGCCCCTCTGTTGGGAGTCCAGGGTACCGTGATCATCGGGCACGGCAAGTCGAGTCCCCGGGCCATCCGCAATGCCATCCGCGAGGCCCGAAAGATGATCGAAGGCAGGGTGAACGAGCGTATCGCCGAACAACTGACTCAATGGGATGGAGTGGACCGTGACGAAGCAAACGGCGTCGATGATCAAGGGGTTGGGGTTCGCAGTTCCCGAAAAACTGCTGACCAATTCCGATCTTGA
- the rpmF gene encoding 50S ribosomal protein L32 has protein sequence MALPKRRHSRSRRDKRRTHWKAAMPTVVECSHCHQPKLPHRACPNCGYYAGRSVFIPRD, from the coding sequence ATGGCACTGCCTAAACGGAGACATTCCAGATCGCGCCGGGACAAACGGCGGACGCATTGGAAAGCGGCCATGCCCACGGTGGTGGAATGCTCCCACTGCCACCAGCCGAAGCTGCCGCATCGTGCGTGTCCGAATTGCGGATACTACGCCGGACGCTCGGTCTTCATTCCCAGAGACTAA
- a CDS encoding DUF177 domain-containing protein — protein sequence MKISIAQLAEGEHEYAFDFLRSDVELDDSYGYDYPIHLEVRLTKMGDEYLVQGEVTTRANLVCDRCAEPFVAEIRDRMLILYTLSGKVIPPEEEKRYDEIRRIEPSDLEIDIGDDVRQTLILAIPWKRLCSPECRGLCPRCGANLNVEPCRCPEPVVDPRWESLKKLMERG from the coding sequence ATGAAAATCTCCATTGCGCAGTTGGCCGAGGGGGAACATGAGTACGCGTTCGACTTCCTGCGCTCCGATGTGGAGCTCGATGATTCGTACGGCTACGATTATCCGATCCACTTAGAGGTCCGCCTCACAAAGATGGGGGATGAATATCTGGTTCAGGGTGAGGTGACCACGCGGGCGAATTTGGTGTGCGACCGGTGCGCGGAACCCTTCGTGGCCGAGATCCGGGATCGGATGCTCATCCTGTACACCCTCTCGGGCAAGGTGATTCCCCCCGAGGAGGAGAAGCGCTACGACGAGATTCGGCGCATCGAGCCGAGCGACCTGGAGATCGACATTGGCGATGACGTCCGCCAAACGTTGATCCTCGCCATCCCGTGGAAAAGGCTGTGTTCGCCCGAATGCCGCGGGCTATGTCCGCGTTGTGGAGCCAACCTCAACGTGGAACCATGTCGATGTCCGGAGCCGGTGGTCGATCCCCGGTGGGAAAGCTTGAAGAAGCTTATGGAACGCGGATAA
- the gltA gene encoding NADPH-dependent glutamate synthase, translating to MPREVVPTKTPMPEQDPKERVRNFREVPYGYTEELAIQEALRCLQCKKPTCIAGCPVNIDIPGFIDLVAKGDFLGAARRIKATNLLPAICGRVCPQEEQCEKACVLSKKFESVAIGRLERFVADFERETGQIQRPAIPRRTGKKVAVVGSGPAGLTVAADLIQQGHEVTVFEALHALGGVLVYGIPEFRLPKSILEAEVNFLASLGVQFEPSYVIGKTETVDELLERFDAVFLGVGAGLPHFMRIPGENLNGVYSANEYLTRANLMRAYMFPEWDTPIKKGKNVAVIGGGNTAMDAVRTALRLGAENAYLIYRRSRAEMPARLEEIHHAEEEGVQFRLLENPTRIIGDDKGWVKEIELISMQLGEPDESGRRRPVPIPGSEHRLEVDTVVVAVGQGANPLLISTTPGLKTNRWGYLEVDPETGETSRERVYAGGDIVRGGATVILAMGDGRRAARAIHERIR from the coding sequence ATGCCGCGAGAAGTAGTGCCGACCAAGACGCCCATGCCGGAACAGGATCCCAAGGAGAGGGTCCGAAACTTCCGCGAAGTGCCCTACGGCTACACGGAAGAGCTGGCGATCCAGGAGGCCCTTCGCTGTCTGCAGTGCAAGAAGCCGACCTGCATCGCCGGCTGCCCCGTAAACATCGATATTCCGGGCTTCATTGACCTGGTAGCCAAAGGAGATTTTCTCGGCGCGGCGCGTCGGATCAAAGCGACCAATCTCCTGCCGGCCATCTGCGGACGCGTGTGCCCGCAGGAGGAGCAGTGCGAAAAGGCCTGCGTCCTGTCGAAGAAGTTTGAGTCGGTGGCCATCGGGAGGCTCGAGCGCTTTGTCGCCGATTTTGAGAGGGAAACAGGCCAGATTCAACGACCCGCGATCCCGCGGCGCACGGGGAAGAAGGTGGCGGTGGTGGGTTCGGGGCCGGCCGGTCTGACCGTGGCCGCCGATCTCATCCAGCAAGGCCACGAGGTCACCGTGTTCGAGGCCCTGCACGCCTTGGGCGGTGTTCTGGTCTACGGGATCCCCGAGTTCCGTCTGCCGAAGAGCATCCTCGAGGCTGAGGTCAATTTTCTGGCCTCCCTGGGCGTACAGTTCGAACCCAGCTACGTGATCGGGAAAACCGAAACCGTGGACGAGCTCCTGGAGCGCTTCGACGCCGTGTTCCTGGGAGTGGGTGCCGGCCTCCCCCACTTCATGCGCATCCCGGGCGAGAACCTCAACGGCGTGTACTCGGCCAATGAGTATCTGACGCGGGCCAATCTTATGCGAGCCTACATGTTCCCGGAGTGGGACACGCCCATCAAGAAGGGCAAGAACGTGGCCGTAATCGGGGGCGGCAACACGGCCATGGACGCCGTGCGCACCGCTTTGCGTCTGGGCGCCGAGAACGCGTATCTCATCTATCGGCGCTCGCGGGCCGAGATGCCCGCTCGTCTGGAGGAGATCCACCACGCCGAGGAGGAAGGGGTCCAGTTCCGCCTTCTCGAAAACCCGACCCGCATCATCGGCGACGACAAGGGATGGGTGAAGGAGATCGAGCTGATCAGCATGCAACTGGGCGAGCCAGACGAATCGGGCCGCCGGCGTCCTGTGCCCATCCCAGGCTCGGAGCACCGGCTGGAGGTGGATACGGTCGTGGTGGCCGTGGGCCAAGGGGCCAATCCCCTGTTGATCTCCACCACCCCCGGCTTGAAGACCAATCGCTGGGGGTATCTGGAGGTCGATCCGGAGACGGGTGAGACTTCGCGCGAGCGGGTGTACGCGGGAGGGGACATTGTGCGCGGAGGGGCGACCGTCATCCTCGCCATGGGGGACGGGCGACGGGCAGCCCGGGCCATCCACGAGCGCATTCGCTGA
- a CDS encoding sulfide/dihydroorotate dehydrogenase-like FAD/NAD-binding protein codes for MRKIVAKEVLAPGIKKFVIEHPQIARKRQPGQFVIVRVHPEGERFPLTIADADPERGTITLVVQEIGHSTLELGRKEPGDFLMDVVGPLGRPTPIRHYGRVVCMGGGVGVAEIYPVARALKEAGNEVVGIIGARTRELVIMEAEMRSATHQLIVCTDDGSYGVHGLVTRPLQEMIDRAERIDHVFCIGPVPMMKAVAEVTRRPGIPTSVSLNPIMVDGTGMCGACRVTVGGVTRFACVDGPDFDAHEVDFDELMKRLAQYRVEEQMSLEMLRRRIEEAGLARAAS; via the coding sequence ATGCGGAAGATCGTAGCTAAGGAAGTCTTGGCGCCGGGCATCAAGAAGTTTGTGATCGAGCACCCACAAATCGCCCGCAAACGGCAGCCCGGCCAATTTGTGATCGTAAGGGTACATCCGGAGGGTGAGCGCTTTCCGCTGACCATCGCGGACGCCGATCCCGAACGCGGCACCATTACCCTTGTGGTGCAGGAGATCGGACACTCGACCCTGGAGCTCGGGCGCAAGGAGCCCGGCGATTTCCTGATGGATGTGGTGGGACCGCTGGGCAGGCCCACCCCGATCCGGCATTACGGCCGCGTGGTGTGTATGGGGGGAGGCGTCGGTGTGGCGGAGATTTACCCCGTCGCCAGGGCCCTTAAGGAGGCGGGCAACGAAGTGGTTGGGATCATCGGCGCCCGGACCCGGGAGCTGGTGATCATGGAGGCGGAGATGCGCTCCGCCACCCATCAGCTAATCGTGTGCACCGACGACGGCAGCTACGGGGTTCACGGGCTGGTCACCCGGCCTCTCCAGGAAATGATCGATCGCGCCGAGCGCATCGACCACGTATTCTGCATTGGGCCGGTGCCGATGATGAAGGCCGTGGCTGAGGTGACGCGCCGCCCGGGCATTCCCACCAGTGTCAGCCTCAACCCCATCATGGTCGATGGTACAGGCATGTGTGGTGCCTGCCGGGTCACCGTAGGTGGAGTAACGCGCTTTGCCTGCGTGGACGGCCCCGATTTCGATGCCCATGAGGTGGACTTCGATGAGCTCATGAAACGATTGGCTCAATACCGGGTGGAAGAGCAGATGAGCCTCGAAATGCTTCGGCGCAGGATTGAGGAAGCGGGTCTGGCTCGCGCCGCAAGCTGA
- a CDS encoding acetate kinase produces MKVLVLNCGSSSIKYQLIDTDQKKALAVGDVSRIGMTGAVLTHRRYDGDEVKLTGEILDHQVAIEYVLSILLSKNHGVLKDRSEIDAVGHRVVHGGERFTGSVLITPEVLEMIRECVELAPLHNPHNLRGINACLRLLPGTPQVAVFDTAFHSQMPAYAYIYGIPYVLYKRYGIRRYGFHGTSHYYVSRRAAELLGEPLESLRLVTCHLGNGCSMAAVKGGISIDTTMGFTPLEGLLMGTRCGDLDPAVILHIMGREEIGLNEANTLLNKHSGLLGISGVSSDMRDIEAEAEAGNYRAQLALDVFCYRVRKYIGAYAAAMGGLDGIVFTAGIGENSPIVRRKSCEGLEFLGVQIDEEKNRLAVRRREAIISSPDSRVAVLVIPTNEELVIALDTAAIVSKAAVPFETVAPVSD; encoded by the coding sequence ATGAAGGTTCTGGTTCTCAATTGCGGCAGTTCGTCCATCAAGTATCAGCTCATCGATACCGACCAGAAAAAGGCGCTGGCTGTGGGCGATGTGTCCCGTATTGGGATGACGGGCGCCGTCCTGACTCATCGGAGATACGATGGCGATGAGGTCAAGCTGACGGGGGAGATTCTCGACCATCAGGTGGCCATCGAATACGTCCTGAGTATCCTACTCTCCAAGAACCACGGGGTGCTCAAGGACCGCAGCGAGATCGATGCGGTAGGCCACCGCGTGGTGCACGGGGGGGAGCGCTTTACGGGAAGCGTGCTGATTACGCCGGAAGTTCTGGAGATGATTCGCGAGTGTGTGGAGCTGGCCCCCCTGCACAACCCGCACAACCTGCGCGGGATCAACGCGTGTCTGAGGCTCCTCCCGGGCACGCCGCAGGTGGCCGTCTTCGACACCGCCTTCCACTCCCAGATGCCGGCCTACGCGTACATCTACGGGATTCCGTACGTCCTGTACAAGCGCTACGGGATTCGCCGCTACGGCTTCCACGGGACCAGCCACTACTACGTCTCGCGCCGTGCGGCGGAGCTTCTGGGCGAGCCCCTGGAGTCGCTCCGCCTGGTCACTTGCCACCTCGGCAATGGCTGCAGCATGGCCGCGGTGAAGGGCGGCATCTCAATCGATACCACCATGGGCTTCACCCCTTTGGAAGGCCTCCTGATGGGGACCCGCTGCGGCGACCTCGACCCCGCCGTGATTCTCCACATCATGGGTCGCGAGGAAATCGGACTCAATGAGGCCAACACCCTCCTCAACAAGCACAGCGGGCTTCTGGGGATCTCGGGCGTGTCCAGCGATATGCGCGACATCGAAGCGGAGGCCGAGGCTGGCAACTATCGAGCGCAGCTGGCTCTGGACGTGTTCTGCTACCGGGTGCGGAAGTATATTGGCGCTTACGCCGCCGCCATGGGCGGGCTGGATGGCATCGTCTTCACGGCCGGCATCGGCGAGAACTCGCCCATTGTTCGCCGCAAGAGCTGCGAGGGGCTCGAGTTCCTGGGAGTCCAGATCGACGAGGAGAAGAACCGCCTTGCCGTGCGCCGACGGGAAGCGATCATCAGCTCTCCGGACTCCCGGGTAGCCGTCCTGGTGATCCCCACCAACGAGGAACTGGTGATCGCCTTGGACACGGCCGCCATTGTGTCGAAGGCGGCGGTGCCTTTCGAAACGGTGGCACCCGTCAGCGACTGA